One stretch of Nomascus leucogenys isolate Asia chromosome 9, Asia_NLE_v1, whole genome shotgun sequence DNA includes these proteins:
- the CXCL2 gene encoding C-X-C motif chemokine 2 isoform X2, which produces MARAALSAIPSNPRLLRVALLLLLLVAAGRRAAGAPMATELRCQCLQTLQGIHLKNIQSVNVKSPGPHCAQTEVIATLKNGQKACLNPASPMVKKIIEKMLKNGKSN; this is translated from the exons ATGGCCCGCGCCGCGCTCTCCGCCATCCCCAGCAATCCCCGGCTCCTGCGGGTGGCGCTGCTGCTCCTGCTTCTGGTGGCCGCCGGCCGGCGCGCAGCAG GAGCGCCCATGGCCACTGAACTGCGCTGCCAGTGCTTGCAGACCCTGCAGGGAATTCACCTCAAGAACATCCAAAGTGTGAACGTGAAGTCCCCCGGACCCCACTGCGCCCAAACCGAAGTCAT aGCCACACTCAAGAATGGGCAGAAAGCTTGTCTCAACCCCGCATCCCCCATGGTTAAGAAAATCATCGAAAAGATGCTGAAAAA TGGCAAATCCAACTGa
- the CXCL2 gene encoding C-X-C motif chemokine 2 isoform X1 — translation MARAALSAIPSNPRLLRVALLLLLLVAAGRRAAGGSRRPWGPRAGCGWGGRPAPTASLNHRVSSSLGAPMATELRCQCLQTLQGIHLKNIQSVNVKSPGPHCAQTEVIATLKNGQKACLNPASPMVKKIIEKMLKNGKSN, via the exons ATGGCCCGCGCCGCGCTCTCCGCCATCCCCAGCAATCCCCGGCTCCTGCGGGTGGCGCTGCTGCTCCTGCTTCTGGTGGCCGCCGGCCGGCGCGCAGCAGGTGGGTCCCGGCGCCCTTGGGGTCCCCGGGCCGGATGCGGCTGGGGTGGGCGCCCCGCGCCGACAGCTTCGCTCAATCACCGAGTCTCTTCTTCCCTAGGAGCGCCCATGGCCACTGAACTGCGCTGCCAGTGCTTGCAGACCCTGCAGGGAATTCACCTCAAGAACATCCAAAGTGTGAACGTGAAGTCCCCCGGACCCCACTGCGCCCAAACCGAAGTCAT aGCCACACTCAAGAATGGGCAGAAAGCTTGTCTCAACCCCGCATCCCCCATGGTTAAGAAAATCATCGAAAAGATGCTGAAAAA TGGCAAATCCAACTGa